A window of Dehalogenimonas sp. WBC-2 genomic DNA:
CAAAGTAGGGCACGGCAAGATGAACCTAGAAGAGTTCAAGGCGCTTTTTGATATGAAAAAGCCAGGATTGGCTGGCCCGGCGGTATCGGGCAAGGGCTTATGCCTGGTCAGAATAAATTATCTTAGGGACTTGGGGGATTATGATGAAAACCTATAATGTTAAAGCGGGTGAGATTACCCGTGAGTGGCATGTCATAGATGCTGATGGCAAGGTGATGGGCCAGGTGGCGGTCAAGGCTGCCCATTTGTTGATGGGAAAACACAAACCTATTTTTAGCCGCCATTTGGATACCGGCGATGGTGTTATCATCGTTAATGCTGCCAAGCTGGTGTTTACCGGAAAAAAAGGCACTGATAAGTTTTATTATAGACACTCCGGTTATCCAGGTGGTTTCCGGAAGGCTAGTCTGAACGAAATGATGCAGAAGAAGCCGACCTTTGCCCTTGAACGGGCGGTACGTGGAATGCTGCCTAGGAATCGGTTGGGGACAGCGATGCATAAAAAGTTACGTATATATGCTGGCGCAGAGCATCCGCATCTGGGTCAGGTTTCAGCCAAAACTGAAGCCTAAATTAAGAGTGAGGATTGAAGATGGAAAAGAAAAATTACTTTCAGGGTACCGGTCGCCGCAAATCGGCTATAGCTCAGGTGCGTCTCATGCCGGGCAAGGGCGCCATTGTTGTTGACGGCAAGCCATTTGAAGAACGGTTTAACCGGCCGGAATATATGCGCACCGTGATGAAACCATTTGAGGTTACTGAGACGGTGGGTAAATTCAGCGTTATGGTTAAATGCTCAGGCGGCGGCATTTCCGGCCAGTCTGATGCCATTGCCATGGGTTTGTCACGGGCATTGGTTGCTGCGGATGAAACATTTAAAACAACTTTGCGCCAGAATGGGCTGTTGACTCGCGATCCCCGCACCAAGGAACGTAAAAAACCAGGACTCAAACGCGCCCGTAAGGCACCTCAGTACACCAAGCGTTAGCAGTAAAAACTAAAGGTTCCTATAAAAAGCCAGGCTCTGTATTTTCACAGAGCCTGGCTTTAAGTTTTTTGAGTAAATAGTTTCGGGTAAATTCGCTAATAATTTAACCAAGTGGTGACAGGGTGACAGATCATCGGCAGCGCTGATGATTAATGCTAGTCAGGAACAAGGGGAGAGCTGTTATATCGTGAAGACAATTCTTTTAATAGAAACTGCCTATGTTTCAAGCCGACTTTGATATGTATCTGCCAGACGTTGTTTCAGGAAATCGATATTGTCCACCGGTGTGGGATCAGTTTTGTTTAATGCGGCAAGGTAGTAGCTGACATAATCACCCAAAAGCACCAGACTCATCATCTGAGCTAGAGGACTGATGCCACGTCCATCCGCGAAGGTCACCCTTGCGCCAGCCTGTGTCAACAGTTCTGTGGTTATTTTGTAACGCTCAATAATTCGTTCTGATAAATGGTTGGAACGCAGTATCACCACCGACAAACGGGATGTTAGTTCATTTGGGAACTCATAACCGACGATGGCGTTGTGGTTCAGTTCAGGCAAAATCTGGCTAAAGGCCCACTGTTT
This region includes:
- the rplM gene encoding 50S ribosomal protein L13, yielding MKTYNVKAGEITREWHVIDADGKVMGQVAVKAAHLLMGKHKPIFSRHLDTGDGVIIVNAAKLVFTGKKGTDKFYYRHSGYPGGFRKASLNEMMQKKPTFALERAVRGMLPRNRLGTAMHKKLRIYAGAEHPHLGQVSAKTEA
- the rpsl gene encoding 30S ribosomal protein S9, which encodes MEKKNYFQGTGRRKSAIAQVRLMPGKGAIVVDGKPFEERFNRPEYMRTVMKPFEVTETVGKFSVMVKCSGGGISGQSDAIAMGLSRALVAADETFKTTLRQNGLLTRDPRTKERKKPGLKRARKAPQYTKR